DNA sequence from the Treponema sp. OMZ 838 genome:
CATAATGTCCTCAAAAAGCTCAAGCATTTTCTGAATGTCTTCTTTTTGACATTCATTTTCATCAAACTCTTTAAGTTCCTGTTCTGCGAGGGCGATCTCGTACGGTTTTAAGGAACCGACTTTTTCTTTTAATATCCGTTTGGCATCCGCTAAACTGATTTTGCCTGCATTATAGTCATTCTTCAGCTGAAGAACCGTTTTTATCTTTGCATCATTTACTGAATCTAAATGGCGTTTCATTTCCATAGGCGTCCTCCGTATAAAGGCTGTAGTTTCTTATTCCTGGAAGCGATAAGAGATATCTGTTAACCTTTATTTACAGTAAAGATAAAGAAATATCTACCTTGCGTCAAGTCAATCTCTTTTGCAAGCCGTATGGAATAGATATAATCGCCTTATGGAAAAAAATGCTGAACTGCTAAACCGCGCATACGCTGTACTTAAAACGACATTCGGTTATGATGAATTTCGTCCTATGCAAAAGGAAGTGATTGCCTCCGTGTTGTCGGGGCGCGATACGCTTGCCGTTATGCCGACCGGCGGCGGAAAATCGTTGTGCTATCAAATCCCTGCGCTTTTGTTCGGCGGTATTACGCTTGTTGTTTCTCCGCTGATTTCACTCATGCAGGATCAAGTTGCTTCCCTTGTCGAAAACGGTGTGAGCGCAGTTTTCTTGAATAGCTCGCTTGAATGGGGGGACTATCTCGATGCGGTGCAGCGTATTAAGTCGGGAAGTGTCAAACTGGTATACCTTTCGCCTGAAGCGCTTGCGGCGGAGCGCACGCAGTCTATACTGCATGATGCAAGCCTGCCGGTCAGCTGCATTACCATTGACGAAGCTCATTGCATTAGCGAGTGGGGGCACGATTTCCGACCCGACTACTTGGAAATTTCGAATATCCGTGCGCAGTTTAGGGATGCGGTTTTTCTTGCGCTTACGGCAACTGCAACCGCACAGGTGCAAGAAGATATTACGGCAAATCTCCGTATGAAAACGCCGGACGTTTTTGTCGCCGGTTTTAACCGCGCAAATATTTTTCTTGAGGTACGTCCTAAGCGGAATGCGCTGCGCGAGGTCATCGCCTGCCTTGAACAACACAGCGGTGAAAGCGGAATCATTTATTGTTTTTCGCGCAAGCAAGTTGATAAGCTCACCGAACAGCTCACGGATTCCGGCTACTCGGCGCTCAATTATCACGCAGGTCTTTCCGACGAAGAGCGGAGAAATCATCAACAGCAATTTATCCGCGATAAAGTGCGGATTATGGTTGCGACGGTTGCATTCGGTATGGGAATTGATAAACCGAACGTCCGCTTTGTTATCCATTATGATTTACCCAAGTCGCTCGAAGAATATTATCAGGAGATTGGACGAGCAGGACGCGACGGACTTGCCTCTCACGCCCTACTTTTATACAGCGCAGGCGATGCACATAAAATTCGTTCGTTTTTTGAAGAGGCCGCGGACAGCACCAACTCCGAACGGCTCTTGCAGGCAATGCTCAGGTTTGCGTCCGCTCGGACATGCCGCCGTCATTTTCTGTTGTCGTATTTCGGAGAGCGGTTTGTTCCGGCGGCAGCCAACGAGAAAGCCGAAAGCCCTGATGCAAAACCGGAAGACATCGGCGGTGAAAACGAAAGCGTTGCCGGACAAATATGTCCTTTTCCATGCTGCGATGTGTGTGCCGCGCCTCCGTCTCCGCTGACAGATGTTACAATCCCGGCTCAAAAGTTTATGAGCTGCATATACCGTACGCAATCGCGGTTCGGGCTTTCGTATATTGTCGATGTATTGCTCGGCTCAAAGCAAAAGCGGATTATTGAAAACAGGCATGATAAAGTTTCAACATGGGGAATCGGGCGGGAGCTTTCAAAAGAGGATTGGTTTGCGCTGTCCGATGCGCTCATCTATGCGGGACTTGTCGAAAAAACCGGTGATTACAATGTGCTCATTATAACCGAGAACGGTAAACGGACGCTTGCATCCCGCGCAAAAATCGAACTCCCGATCGAGCTTGTTGGGCAGAGCGGGGTGAATCAAGCAGAATCTAAAAAGACCGGTATTGATTCTAAAAAGAATGATGCTGCACATAAACGAGGTGAATATAAGCGAGGTGAATTTTTGCGCACGTTGAATGAAGATGACGCAGCGTTGTATGAAGCGATAAAAGACTGGCGCAGACACGCTGCCGAGGAAGAAAACGTTCCGCCTTACGTTATATTCGGAGATAGAACAATCGAAGACCTCATCCTTAAGAAGCCGCGCACGGTACGTGAACTGCTGAACGTATTCGGTATCGGCGAAATAAAAGCGGAAAAATTCGGCTCGGCGCTTTTACGCCTTGTGGAAAATACGGGGATGTAACCGCATCACGATGTGTGATGCCATCTCCCGACAAGGCGCACCGTAATCGGGATGGTGCAGATAAGCCCGATGCTTCCGGCGACTGCGCGCAGTACTTCGGAGGCTAAAAGTTCGAGGTTGATAATTTCGGTAAAGCCGTTGGAGAATAGAATAAACAGCAGCAGTACCGGAATGGAGGTACTGACATACGCCAAAATCAGTGTGTTCGACATCGAGCCGATGATGTCTC
Encoded proteins:
- a CDS encoding ATP-dependent DNA helicase RecQ gives rise to the protein MEKNAELLNRAYAVLKTTFGYDEFRPMQKEVIASVLSGRDTLAVMPTGGGKSLCYQIPALLFGGITLVVSPLISLMQDQVASLVENGVSAVFLNSSLEWGDYLDAVQRIKSGSVKLVYLSPEALAAERTQSILHDASLPVSCITIDEAHCISEWGHDFRPDYLEISNIRAQFRDAVFLALTATATAQVQEDITANLRMKTPDVFVAGFNRANIFLEVRPKRNALREVIACLEQHSGESGIIYCFSRKQVDKLTEQLTDSGYSALNYHAGLSDEERRNHQQQFIRDKVRIMVATVAFGMGIDKPNVRFVIHYDLPKSLEEYYQEIGRAGRDGLASHALLLYSAGDAHKIRSFFEEAADSTNSERLLQAMLRFASARTCRRHFLLSYFGERFVPAAANEKAESPDAKPEDIGGENESVAGQICPFPCCDVCAAPPSPLTDVTIPAQKFMSCIYRTQSRFGLSYIVDVLLGSKQKRIIENRHDKVSTWGIGRELSKEDWFALSDALIYAGLVEKTGDYNVLIITENGKRTLASRAKIELPIELVGQSGVNQAESKKTGIDSKKNDAAHKRGEYKRGEFLRTLNEDDAALYEAIKDWRRHAAEEENVPPYVIFGDRTIEDLILKKPRTVRELLNVFGIGEIKAEKFGSALLRLVENTGM